The proteins below come from a single Yamadazyma tenuis chromosome 5, complete sequence genomic window:
- the DNM1 gene encoding Dynamin- GTPase protein (COG:U; EggNog:ENOG503NU71): MSFSDLIPVVNKLQDIVTTTQVSDLDLPILAVVGSQSCGKSSVLENIVGKDFLPRGTGIVTRRPLILQLVNLKPDEFAACSTSQSNSESDEYYNDDEDDELKEINLEEHLKKLTMAKNGGSKGTSRVSADVEYGEFLHLPGKRFYNFKEIRHEIEIETNRVAGSNKGINRIPINLKIYSTKVLDLTLVDLPGITKVPIGDQPGDIEKQTRNLILEYISRPNCIILAVSPANVDLVNSESLKLARQVDPTGKRTIGILTKLDLMDEGTNALDILKGNVYPLKMGFVGIINRSQYDISINKSLTDSLGDEEAFFRNHQAYRTIANKCGTRYLSIKLNQILMSHIREKLPDIKAKLNTLIGQTEQELIQYGGSPLDVIEDKSVLILNLMTKFAQNFINSIEGTNINEISTKELCGGARLYHIYNEVFGNDLSLINPTHNLTLRDIRTAIRNSTGSRPSLFVPELAFDLLVKPQIKLLEEPSKKCVELVYEELMKIVHNICSNGIEINRYPKLQMKLIEVVSDLLRERLGPTIKYVESLIEINKSYINTNHPNFVGAATAMRTVLEEKRKAGEISKKPVVESDDSDEIEDINEIDEDLPSSKVNESVHIQEKDPSDSYLNYFFGKDPITHQQYLTTQAQLNPAPFKFPNSHETLPLQFNNDSSSTSSTATIINNNNESFEIDEGINELNEKEQLECELIRRLIISYFGIIREIIKDQVPKSIMCLLVNFIRDNIQNQLVIKLYNEKLFDNLLVEDENIQIEREKCYNLLKTYKDAAKIINEVV; the protein is encoded by the coding sequence ATGTCGTTTTCGGATCTTATCCCCgtggtcaacaagttgcaAGACATTGTCACCACCACGCAAGTGAGCGACTTGGACTTGCCGATTTTGGCGGTGGTTGGATCGCAGTCGTGTGGTAAATCGTCGGTGTTGGAGAATATTGTGGGAAAAGACTTCTTACCTAGAGGTACTGGGATTGTCACCCGAAGACCGTTGATTTTGCagttggtgaacttgaaaccaGATGAGTTCGCTGCCTGTAGCACCAGCCAGTCCAACAGCGAAAGTGACGAGTACTAcaacgatgatgaagacgatgaattgaaggaaatcaacttggaagagcacttgaagaagttaaCCATGGCCAAAAATGGTGGCCTGAAAGGTACTAGTAGGGTGTCGGCGGACGTAGAATACGGCGAGTTCTTGCACTTGCCGGGCAAGAGGTTctacaacttcaaggaaatcagaCATGAaattgagattgaaactAACCGGGTTGCTGGTAGCAATAAAGGCATCAATCGCATTCCCATAAATTTGAAAATTTATTCCACAAAGGTGTTAGacttgactttggtggaCTTGCCGGGCATTACCAAGGTGCCTATCGGTGATCAACCAGGTGACATTGAGAAGCAAACcagaaacttgattttggagtaTATTTCTCGTCCAAACTGTATTATTCTTGCAGTTTCCCCCGCCAATgtggatttggtgaacCTGGAAAGTTTAAAGTTGGCTCGCCAGGTCGATCCCACTGGAAAGAGAACGATTGGAATTTTAaccaagttggacttgatggaTGAAGGTACTAACGCcttggatattttgaagGGTAATGTTTATCCCTTGAAAATGGGATTTGTGGGCATCATAAACAGATCACAATACGATatttccatcaacaagtctttgacAGACAGTTTGGGAGATGAGGAAGCATTTTTCAGAAACCACCAGGCGTACCGTACTATTGCTAACAAGTGTGGTACCCGGTATTTATCGATCAAATTGAACCAGATCTTAATGAGCCATATCAGAGAGAAGTTGCCCGATATCAAGGCTAAGTTGAACACCCTCATTGGACAAACTGAACAAGAGTTAATCCAGTACGGCGGAAGTCCGCTTGATGTCATTGAAGACAAGTCGGTGTTGATTCTTAATTTAATGACCAAGTTTGCCCAGAACTTTATTAACTCCATAGAGGGGACCAACATCAATGAAATATCTACCAAGGAGTTATGCGGAGGTGCCCGTTTGTACCACATCTACAATGAGGTTTTTGGCAACGATTTGTCGTTGATAAACCCCACCCACAACTTGACATTGAGAGACATCAGAACCGCCATACGCAACAGTACGGGTTCGCGTCCATCATTGTTTGTACCTGAGCTTGCGTTCGACTTGTTGGTAAAGCCAcagatcaagttgttggaagaaccCAGTAAAAAGTGTGTGGAATTGGTGTatgaagaattgatgaagattgTGCACaatatttgcagcaatGGGATCGAAATCAACCGGTACCCCAAGTTGCAAATGAAGTTGATCGAAGTGGTCAGCGACTTATTGAGAGAACGGTTGGGACCTACCATTAAGTACGTGGAGTCgttgattgaaatcaacaaatcgtacatcaacaccaaccacCCCAATTTTGTGGGCGCTGCAACTGCTATGCGAAcggttttggaagaaaagcGTAAAGCCGGCGAAATCTCCAAGAAGCCAGTGGTGGAGTCGGATGACAGTGACGAAATCGAAGATATCAACGAAATCGACGAGGACCTTCCTTCGTCCAAGGTTAACGAGTCTGTGCATATTCAAGAAAAGGACCCTTCAGACTCGTATCTCAACTATTTCTTTGGTAAGGACCCCATCACACATCAACAGTACCTCACCACCCAGGCCCAGTTGAACCCTGCTCCGTTCAAGTTTCCTAACAGCCATGAAACGTTGCCGTTGCAGTTCAATAACGACTCTTCTTCGACGTCATCGACCgccaccatcatcaacaacaacaacgagtCGTTTGAAATCGACGAAGGCATCAACGAATTGAATGAAAAGGAACAGTTGGAGTGCGAGTTGATTCGCCGGTTGATCATCTCGTACTTTGGTATCATTCGcgaaatcatcaaggacCAAGTGCCCAAGCTGATTATgtgtttgttggtgaactttATCCGCGACAATATCCAGAATCAGTTGGTGATTAAGTTGTACAATGAAAAATTAtttgacaacttgttggtggaagacGAAAATATCCAGATCGAGAGAGAAAAGTGTtataacttgttgaagacttaTAAGGATGCTGCTAAGATCATCaatgaagttgtttga
- a CDS encoding initiation-specific alpha-1,6-mannosyltransferase (COG:S; CAZy:GT62; EggNog:ENOG503P4DH): MFKRPSTVIALVLTTILCIILLSFHTGMSQLRQTFTVHHFENEYQKVEIRNSISPYTDDRDTLLILSVVGGPESYGKDRSIGDFFETLNTIKFPSTQVSLGLLVGDTAEFEAVVAYFKQYFNSLSYQKMHEYIHKVTILTAPFIEESFSQIDRGDRHNDGVQRLRRRTIARSRNFVLNNVLAAEKFTLFVDSDIIAFQHRDMVKRFIKADHDIVVPRVIRGDLSDYDKNSWVGERTKPNEEQLAKMDNGDWENWDYVPRDVTDKMVHFDTFLNNKKDLDKSAPENSLDFSMKLDSVGGAILFVKSIIYKQGIQFPPNYIVGTTWDRLEGYDGIETEGLCYTAKSCNYSCWGMPNLVAEHSVE, translated from the coding sequence ATGTTTAAGCGACCTAGTACGGTCATAGCCTTGGTGCTCACCACCATCTTATGTATTATTCTTCTTAGTTTCCACACGGGAATGAGCCAGCTCAGACAAACTTTCACAGTGCACCACTTTGAAAACGAGTACCAAAAGGTCGAAATCCGCAACCTGATCTCCCCCTACACTGACGACAGAGACACGCTACTCATCCTTTCGGTGGTTGGTGGTCCAGAGTCGTACGGCAAGGACAGATCCATAGGAGACTTTTTCGAAACCTTGaacaccatcaagttcCCTTCTACCCAGGTATCGTTGGGATTGCTCGTGGGCGACACAGCCGAGTTCGAGGCGGTGGTGGCCTACTTTAAGCAGTATTTTAACCTGTTGTCGTACCAAAAGATGCACGAGTATATCCACAAGGTGACGATTCTCACCGCTCCGTTCATTGAAGAATCATTTTCTCAGATCGACCGTGGTGATAGGCACAACGATGGTGTACAGCGGTTGCGCCGGCGGACCATAGCACGGTCCAGGAACtttgtgttgaacaacGTTCTTGCAGCCGAAAAATTCACGTTGTTTGTGGACAGTGACATTATCGCGTTCCAGCACCGAGATATGGTTAAGCGGTTCATCAAGGCGGATCACGATATCGTTGTTCCACGAGTGATCCGAGGCGATCTCTCCGACTACGACAAGAACTCGTGGGTCGGCGAGCGGACCAAGCCCAACGAAGAACAGTTGGCCAAGATGGACAACGGTGACTGGGAAAACTGGGACTATGTTCCCCGGGATGTTACCGACAAAATGGTGCATTTTGATACATTTTTGAATAACAAGAAGGACTTGGACAAATCGGCACCCGAGAACCTGCTAGACTtctcgatgaagttggatagTGTGGGAGGAGCCATTCTTTTTGTCAAGTCGATAATCTACAAACAGGGAATCCAGTTCCCACCTAATTACATCGTGGGCACGACATGGGACCGACTCGAGGGATACGACGGCATAGAAACCGAAGGTTTGTGCTACACCGCCAAGTCCTGCAACTATCTGTGCTGGGGAATGCCCAACTTGGTTGCTGAGCACTCTGTAGAGTAG
- a CDS encoding uncharacterized protein (COG:S; BUSCO:EOG09262D4G; EggNog:ENOG503NVSN) codes for MTLQQQLEDVLPKGHTFRVLHVQSEPKQCTNLIKYGSEHSAASKPQLTIKIKHFLLVISSDNLVLFGIEVYNYFTVAEINTQYLFVSKVDTTGLTDLKINANKLINRFLQSLISINHTSLTYRVKSPKSSTIKKINKLLSPSKPSYRTVQLSDKFITKVSLFTKSSNQYFFPESSKNLHKHLIDGDKLLRWWLQLIDDTLADSQVKFTKKLMIPGSHSPHPYLLSGWELGSVFGENQRAVYNIPSFPDDPKTRFLEFLVVENRVKLKLPEFYEELGFRQEFRLGNVVGIIGCESEVMSSSPDMGARYEPVVLSNKQYKQLIKVIKSEDFSICDDVRLLVNTKLPFFLRLHHKSFEYSYLCGKYEHSKVSKSTVVQVNNLSGLVRKKKK; via the coding sequence ATGACTTTGCAACAACAATTGGAGGATGTGCTTCCTAAGGGCCACACGTTTCGTGTGTTGCACGTGCAGTCGGAGCCCAAGCAATGTACGAATCTCATTAAGTACGGACTGGAACATTCAGCTGCCTCCAAGCCTCAATTGaccatcaaaatcaagcaTTTTCTTCTCGTGATATCCAGTGACAATTTGGTGCTCTTCGGCATCGAAGTCTATAATTACTTTACGGTTGCGGAAATCAATACACAGTACTTGTTTGTCAGTAAGGTTGATACTACCGGACTCACGGAcctcaaaatcaatgcTAACAAGCTTATCAATCGGTTTCTTCAGTCGTTGATTTCCATCAACCACACCTCACTCACATATCGCGTCAAATCACCCAAACTGTCGAcgatcaagaaaatcaatAAGCTTTTGAGTCCACTGAAGCCGAGTTATAGGACCGTGCAACTTTCAGACAAGTTCATTACCAAAGTGTCGcttttcaccaagtcttcaaatcagTACTTCTTTCCCGAAAGCAGCAAGAATCTTCATAAGCACCTTATAGATGGCGACAAGTTGCTTCGGTGGTGGCTCCAGTTGATTGACGACACGCTAGCAGATTCCCAAGTCAAATTCACCAAAAAGCTCATGATTCCTGGCTCTCACAGCCCACATCCTTACTTATTGTCCGGATGGGAGCTTGGATCTGTTTTCGGAGAGAACCAGAGGGCTGTCTACAACATTCCAAGCTTTCCTGATGACCCCAAGACAAGGTTCcttgagtttcttgttgttgaaaaccGGGtaaagttgaagttgccTGAATTCTATGAGGAATTGGGATTTCGACAAGAGTTTCGGTTGGGGAACGTCGTAGGGATCATTGGATGTGAGCTGGAGGTTATGAGTTCATCACCTGATATGGGAGCTAGATACGAGCCGGTTGTTCTCTCGAATAAACAGTATAAGCAGCTTATAAAGGTGATCAAATCCGAGGATTTTAGTATCTGTGACGATGTGAGGCTTTTGGTCAACACAAAACTCCCTTTCTTTTTGAGGTTACACCACAAGCTGTTTGAGTACTCATACCTTTGTGGGAAATATGAGCATAGTAAAGTACTGAAGTCAACGGTGGTTCAGGTGAACAACTTATCAGGATTAGtgagaaagaagaaaaagtgA
- the CDA2 gene encoding chitin deacetylase (CAZy:CE4; COG:O; EggNog:ENOG503NWJ2), with product MKFLPLLVVIRAIAAAGLNLPFSLPPGITRLVGGPTLPFPQWLTDFTGLKEWPGLDPPFIPLDFIDFSKIEPANHHIQGQCDMITPTSCSFDCQNCVSFDDVYTCPVLSQTFDDGPTPATTKLLANLKTKTTFFVLGHNVAKYPDTYRQAVAAGHIMGSHTWSHKFLPSLSNEEIIAQIQWSIWAMNATGHHLPKWFRPPYGGLDNRVRSIVRQFGMQNVLWDYDTFDWKLNDNSKSAGQVVAEVDQLIKSRTHGLMLEHDMMVQTVNIGIDINKKLPSQMTVPQCIGGIDYIKRFN from the coding sequence ATGAAATTTCTTCCTTTATTGGTGGTTATCCGTGCCATTGCCGCCGCTGGCCTCAACCTCCCTTTTCTGCTCCCTCCAGGTATCACCCGGCTAGTGGGCGGTCCTACATTGCCATTTCCACAGTGGCTCACGGACTTCACGGGCCTCAAAGAATGGCCTGGTTTGGATCCTCCCTTCATCCCATTAGACTTTATTGATTTCTCCAAAATCGAACCCGCAAACCACCACATCCAAGGACAATGCGATATGATCACGCCTACGAGCTGCTCGTTTGACTGTCAGAACTGTGTGTCGTTTGATGATGTTTACACTTGTCCAGTGTTGTCGCAAACGTTTGATGACGGACCCACCCCAGCAACCACAAAACTACTTgccaatttgaagactAAGACCACATTCTTCGTGTTGGGCCACAACGTGGCCAAGTATCCCGACACCTACCGCCAGGCGGTAGCAGCGGGTCATATCATGGGATCACACACATGGTCTCATAAGTTCTTGCCCAGCTTGCTGAACGAAGAGATCATCGCACAAATACAATGGAGTATCTGGGCCATGAATGCCACGGGTCACCACCTCCCCAAGTGGTTCCGGCCGCCCTACGGTGGACTCGATAATCGGGTTCGTAGCATCGTTCGCCAGTTTGGCATGCAGAACGTATTATGGGATTACGACACATTTGACTGGAAATTGAACGACAACTCCAAGTCTGCAGGACAGGTGGTGGCCGAAGTGgatcaactcatcaagtCCCGTACCCATGGTCTCATGCTCGAGCACGATATGATGGTGCAGACGGTGAATATTGGCATTgacatcaacaaaaagcTTCCTAGCCAAATGACGGTTCCACAGTGCATAGGAGGAATCGACTATATCAAGAGGTTCAACTAG
- a CDS encoding uncharacterized protein (EggNog:ENOG503PXP6) — protein sequence MAKFTSTSVNHIKSYSLVSKVTSFLASFGLVVAVYHYLEALSVKAIDYAATYPKLIEGLKFIDLKFNELVLNTFDWAITLPSKSVEYAKSKASAVLKKFNALYLEQVNYFLPKAEAGLKLAESEISNTYAITGELVTRSKSTAVDTYTGASSYLINTYNSQYSSATASNEISKRVVVALGTAKTVWADVNAKFFEPFKATTTNYVNDVAAQTKSKADSLISDAKHGIPFLNGSVENAAAAPSAPVVSASA from the coding sequence ATGGCAAAATTCACTTCTACTTCTGTTAACCACATCAAGTCCTACTCCTTGGTATCCAAGGTCACCAGCTTCTTAGCCTCTTTCGGTTTAGTGGTTGCTGTGTACCATTACTTGGAAGCTTTGAGTGTTAAAGCAATCGATTATGCTGCTACCTATCCCAAATTAATTGAAGGCTTAAAGTTTATTGACCTCAAATTCAACGAACTTGTGTTGAACACATTTGACTGGGCCATCACCTTACCCAGTAAGTCCGTGGAATACGCCAAACTGAAGGCGTCTGCAGTattgaaaaagttcaaTGCTCTTTACTTGGAGCAAGTGAACTACTTTTTGCCCAAAGCTGAGGCTGGCTTAAAGTTGGCTGAACTGGAGATCTCCAACACCTACGCCATCACTGGCGAATTGGTCACCAGATCCAAGTCGACTGCAGTTGACACCTACACGGGAGCTTCCAGttacttgatcaacacaTACAACCTGCAATATAGCTCTGCCACTGCCTCCAACGAGATTAGCAAGAGAGTTGTGGTGGCACTCGGCACCGCCAAAACTGTGTGGGCCGACGTGAACGCTAAATTCTTTGAGCCCTTCAAGGCTACTACCACCAACTACGTCAACGACGTGGCTGCCCAAACCAAGAGCAAGGCTGATTCTCTTATCAGTGATGCGAAGCACGGAATCCCATTTTTGAACGGGTCAGTTGAGAATGCCGCTGCCGCTCCTTCGGCTCCTGTTGTTAGTGCGTCTGCTTGA
- a CDS encoding uncharacterized protein (COG:E; MEROPS:MER0003798; EggNog:ENOG503P00G): MNFPTVNEQESLEFLSKFIQIPSHSKHAAEIDAIKYMTTALQAIELEAQSIEFTDKTDGMLRCNSVGVWKGTGHVSGGRSLLFNGHVDVNPVTEGWTVDPYAGKYDKAETYVQNDNKFIYGIGVSNMKSGCCAYYMAVKTLKDAGWKVSKDVTLTYVVGELQGGAGTVALLEQGKITKETADCFINCEPTDVYGLVMHAGSAIFEINIIGDTRHMSKREEATDAILCSMEAIQKLTYMTFSDPRSSVHESVNRCHVGTIHGGLGRNYESWRAPQVADFVTITGAARYAPGQNEAIVLADLRRELESVQVQHPKMKFELSLVKHDFMPPFEVDPSADIVQTLNRGYKAVRGVDQPTGALKPPCFYGSDAGHLYEKLGMEGIVCGPGGKFNTMPDERVDIVDYLDCIRVFMRVIVETCGGYHE, encoded by the coding sequence ATGAACTTCCCAACTGTCAACGAGCAGGAGAGCTTGGAATTTctctccaagttcattcAGATTCCGTCTCACTCCAAGCACGCAGCTGAAATTGATGCCATCAAGTATATGACCACTGCTCTTCAGGCCATTGAGTTGGAAGCCCAAAGCATCGAATTCACCGATAAAACCGATGGGATGCTTCGGTGCAACTCCGTCGGGGTATGGAAGGGGACCGGACATGTCAGCGGTGGCAGGagtcttcttttcaacGGTCACGTGGACGTCAACCCTGTTACTGAAGGATGGACTGTCGACCCCTACGCAGGCAAGTACGATAAGGCAGAAACATATGTGCAAAACGACAACAAATTCATCTACGGAATCGGGGTTTCGAACATGAAGTCAGGATGCTGTGCCTACTATATGGCGGTTAAGACATTGAAAGATGCGGGGTGGAAGGTTCTGAAGGACGTTACTTTAACCTACGTGGTAGGGGAATTACAGGGAGGAGCCGGTACGGTGGCTCTTTTGGAACAGGGAAAAATTACCAAGGAAACGGCTGACTGTTTCATCAACTGTGAACCCACGGATGTGTACGGGCTAGTAATGCACGCCGGTAGTgccatttttgaaattaATATCATTGGTGATACTCGGCACATGTCGAAGCGAGAAGAGGCTACCGATGCCATTTTGTGTTCAATGGAGGCCATCCAAAAATTGACATATATGACGTTTTCGGACCCCCGCAGCCTGGTGCACGAGAGCGTGAACCGGTGTCATGTTGGCACGATCCACGGAGGGTTGGGCCGCAACTACGAGAGTTGGAGGGCGCCGCAAGTGGCAGATTTTGTGACGATTACTGGAGCCGCGCGTTACGCTCCTGGGCAGAACGAAGCCATCGTGTTGGCGGACTTGCGGCGCGAGCTCGAGTCGGTGCAGGTGCAGCATCCAAAAATGAAGTTCGAATTGCTGCTTGTGAAACACGACTTTATGCCACCGTTCGAGGTGGACCCCAGCGCCGACATCGTGCAAACTTTGAACAGAGGCTATAAGGCGGTGCGTGGTGTGGACCAACCCACGGGGGCGTTGAAACCGCCATGTTTCTACGGCAGTGATGCCGGCCATCTTTATGAGAAGTTGGGGATGGAGGGAATAGTCTGTGGTCCGGGAGGCAAGTTTAATACGATGCCTGACGAACGGGTGGATATTGTGGATTATTTGGATTGTATCCGGGTATTTATGCGGGTCATTGTAGAGACCTGTGGGGGCTACCACGAGTAA